Below is a window of Haloglycomyces albus DSM 45210 DNA.
CCACGGGGTTGGCACCGATCTCGCTGACCACGTCGGTAAACTCGCTTGCCGAATCGGCGATGGTGGAGATGTTGTCGTTCATGTCCCCCACCAAGCCGGTTACGCTGTCCCAGTCGGTGAGGGTCTCCACATCGATGTCCTGGACATCGCTTACCATGTCACTGGCGGCGTTGTACCCGTCGACGGCGGGTTTCACTCCGTCAATGGTTTCGTAGGCGGCGTTACCCATGTTGTCGGTGTTCCACGCCTCGGATTCGAACGGGCCCGGGTCTTGCGTGGGTCGATCGTTTTTCCAATCCAAATTCGCATCTGACATATTTCGCCTACTTCACGTCGATGTGTTCGGTAATGCTGTTGATTTTCTTGGCAATGGCGTCATCGACCTCTTCGTATTTATCGGCGGCCTTCTCCACTCCCTCGGCAACGCCGTCGATGGCTTCTTTCGCGTCCGAAATGCTGCTGTGGAAGAAATCGGCGACCATGAAGTACGGCGGTGCCATAACCAGACCAGGCAAACCCCATATCCACCAATCAGGGTCGGCTTCCTTGGCGTATTCTGCCAATTCGTCGATTTCACCTTCAGTCCCTTTAAGTCCCGACGACGACTGGCGCAGTTGCTCGGGATCAACATTGAATGATGTCATTTTATAGCTCCGGTTTCCTCGCGTCGTGCCATCACGAGCGATACAGGCCATTGAATATCTGGATTACTTGTCTCCGGGGGAAAGACAACGCAGGTCGGGACCGAATTGAGATGTGATCCCGTCCATTTCACGAGTCTACCGAGAAGGTGCAACCGTATAATTACGATAATTCGGTCTTTCTGGGCACCAGAACTTCTCTGAACTGGTAGTTCATCGCTATTGTCGGTTAAACGATGTATCGTTTTGTCAAGA
It encodes the following:
- a CDS encoding WXG100 family type VII secretion target: MTSFNVDPEQLRQSSSGLKGTEGEIDELAEYAKEADPDWWIWGLPGLVMAPPYFMVADFFHSSISDAKEAIDGVAEGVEKAADKYEEVDDAIAKKINSITEHIDVK